A genomic segment from Parolsenella catena encodes:
- a CDS encoding phosphoribosylformylglycinamidine synthase has translation MVFRTYVEKKPGFDVEAQQLAQELRTILGIGGLTGLRVINRYDVEGVDEALFQRCVPIVFSEPQVDTATAELPVEGVELDERGFVASAPAGTAVFAVEYLPGQFDQRADSASECVQLVSAGERPDVRSAKVYVLSGELSAADVDAIKHYVINPVEAREATLSTKATLKMEVATPADVEVLDAFLELDEAGLGAFIADRGLAMDLADIKFCQEYFAGEKRNPTITEIRVIDTYWSDHCRHTTFGTQLENVQIDDEVVKAAFDKYLEVRHELGRDAKPVCLMDMGTIGAKWLKKQGILKNLDESEEINACTVKVKVDVNGQDEDWLFLFKNETHNHPTEIEPFGGAATCIGGAIRDPLSGRSYVYQAMRVTGAADPTVPVSTTRAGKLPQRKLVTTAAAGYSSYGNQIGLATGQVSELYHPGYMAKRMEVGAVVGATPASHVRRECPAPGDKIVLLGGRTGRDGIGGATGSSKTQNVESLEECGAEVQKGNAPVERKLQRLFRRGDACRLIKRCNDFGAGGVSVAVGELADGLDINLDRVTKKYEGLDGTELAISESQERMAVALAAADVDEFMSYATEENLEATVIATVTEDPRVHITWRGDTIVDLSREFLASNGAPKHMDVHVLKAERWEPEWAGETLAERMTSLVRDLNVASNKGLSERFDSTIGAATVLMPFGGKTQLTPTSAMVAKFPVDGETTTASAMAWGFNPYLMEKNQFAGAYLSVVESISKLVAAGFAHRDAYLSFQEYFERLRTEPERWGKPMAAVLGALMAQMDLGAGAIGGKDSMSGSFEDAEGELNVPPTLISFAVAVGKAARATSPEFKGAGHRVICVEPAEYGDDYRPNATGLLETFDVIEKLVGDGAALAISTPGYGGEAEALFKMCVGNQLGVALVEDVPADSLFDPAYGSFLVELADDAELPASTDNVSVELLGTTTEAYEFVAAGETCDLTTLQEAWESGIEGVFPYRTKVETEKVDAIDYQAKDVHVFSGAKLGRPRVTIPVFPGNNCEYDSARAFETAGAEADVFVINNLTPAAVAESTHELAERIRKSQIVMIPGGFSGGDEPDGSAKFITAFFRAPEVTDAVRDLLQARDGLMLGICNGFQALIKLGLVPYGDIVDATPEAPTLTFNTIGRHQSRLVRTRVASNLSPWLAQCEQGSDYTVAISHGEGRFVASDEVLAQLIANGQVATQYVNEAGVPSMDLDVNPNGSIACVEGITSPDGRVFGKMGHVERRGDGLYANVPGNKFMPVFESGVAYFE, from the coding sequence ATGGTCTTCCGCACCTACGTTGAGAAGAAGCCGGGCTTCGACGTGGAGGCGCAGCAGCTCGCACAAGAGCTGCGCACCATCCTCGGTATCGGTGGCCTGACGGGCCTCCGCGTCATCAACCGCTATGACGTCGAGGGGGTCGATGAGGCCCTGTTCCAGCGCTGCGTCCCCATCGTCTTCAGCGAGCCGCAGGTCGACACCGCCACCGCCGAGCTGCCCGTCGAGGGCGTTGAGCTCGATGAGCGCGGCTTCGTCGCCTCCGCTCCGGCCGGCACCGCCGTCTTCGCCGTGGAGTACCTGCCCGGTCAGTTCGACCAGCGCGCGGATTCCGCCAGCGAGTGTGTCCAGCTCGTGAGCGCCGGCGAGCGCCCGGACGTTCGATCCGCCAAGGTCTACGTCCTCTCCGGCGAGCTCTCCGCCGCCGACGTCGACGCCATCAAGCACTACGTGATCAACCCCGTCGAGGCCCGCGAGGCGACGCTCTCGACCAAGGCGACGCTCAAGATGGAGGTCGCCACCCCGGCCGACGTTGAGGTTCTCGATGCCTTCCTCGAGCTCGATGAGGCCGGTCTCGGCGCCTTCATCGCCGACCGCGGCCTCGCCATGGACCTCGCGGACATCAAGTTCTGCCAGGAGTACTTCGCCGGCGAGAAGCGTAACCCCACTATCACCGAGATTCGCGTCATCGACACCTACTGGTCCGACCACTGCCGCCACACCACCTTCGGCACGCAGCTCGAGAACGTCCAAATCGATGACGAGGTCGTCAAGGCCGCGTTCGACAAGTACCTCGAGGTCCGCCACGAGCTCGGCCGTGACGCCAAGCCCGTCTGCCTCATGGACATGGGCACCATCGGCGCCAAGTGGCTCAAGAAGCAGGGCATCCTCAAGAACCTCGACGAGTCCGAGGAGATCAACGCCTGCACCGTCAAGGTGAAGGTGGACGTGAATGGCCAGGACGAGGACTGGCTCTTCCTCTTCAAGAACGAGACGCACAACCACCCCACGGAGATCGAGCCGTTCGGCGGCGCGGCCACGTGCATCGGCGGCGCCATCCGCGACCCGCTGTCCGGCCGCAGCTACGTCTACCAGGCCATGCGCGTCACCGGCGCCGCTGACCCGACGGTCCCCGTCTCCACCACCCGCGCCGGCAAGCTCCCGCAGCGCAAGCTCGTGACCACCGCCGCGGCCGGCTACTCCAGCTACGGCAACCAGATCGGCCTCGCCACCGGCCAGGTCTCCGAGCTCTACCACCCCGGCTACATGGCCAAGCGCATGGAGGTCGGAGCCGTCGTGGGCGCCACCCCCGCCTCCCACGTGCGCCGCGAGTGCCCCGCCCCCGGCGACAAGATCGTCCTTCTCGGCGGCCGCACCGGCCGTGACGGCATCGGCGGCGCCACCGGCAGCTCCAAGACCCAGAACGTCGAAAGCCTGGAGGAGTGCGGTGCCGAGGTCCAGAAGGGCAACGCCCCCGTCGAGCGCAAGCTCCAGCGCCTCTTCCGTCGCGGCGATGCCTGCCGCCTCATCAAGCGCTGCAATGACTTCGGCGCCGGCGGCGTCTCCGTCGCCGTGGGCGAACTCGCCGATGGCCTCGACATCAACCTCGATCGCGTGACCAAGAAGTACGAGGGCCTCGACGGCACCGAGCTTGCCATCTCCGAGAGCCAGGAGCGCATGGCCGTGGCCCTTGCCGCCGCCGACGTCGACGAGTTCATGAGCTATGCCACCGAGGAGAACCTCGAGGCCACCGTCATCGCCACCGTCACCGAAGATCCGCGCGTCCACATCACGTGGCGCGGCGACACCATCGTCGACCTCTCCCGCGAGTTCCTCGCCAGCAACGGCGCCCCTAAGCACATGGACGTCCACGTCCTGAAGGCCGAGCGCTGGGAGCCCGAGTGGGCCGGCGAGACCCTCGCCGAGCGCATGACCTCGCTCGTCCGCGACCTCAACGTCGCCTCCAACAAGGGCCTGTCCGAGCGCTTCGACTCCACCATCGGCGCGGCCACGGTCCTCATGCCCTTCGGCGGCAAGACCCAGCTCACCCCCACCTCCGCGATGGTCGCGAAGTTCCCCGTCGACGGCGAGACCACCACGGCCAGCGCCATGGCGTGGGGCTTCAACCCCTATCTGATGGAGAAGAACCAGTTCGCCGGCGCTTATCTCTCCGTCGTTGAGAGCATCTCCAAGCTCGTCGCCGCTGGCTTCGCCCATCGCGACGCCTACCTCTCCTTCCAGGAGTACTTCGAGCGCCTGCGCACCGAGCCCGAGCGCTGGGGCAAGCCCATGGCCGCCGTCCTCGGCGCCCTCATGGCCCAGATGGACCTTGGCGCTGGCGCCATTGGCGGCAAGGACTCGATGAGCGGCAGCTTCGAGGATGCCGAGGGCGAGCTCAATGTCCCGCCCACCCTCATCAGCTTCGCCGTCGCCGTGGGCAAGGCCGCTCGCGCCACCTCGCCCGAGTTCAAGGGTGCCGGCCATCGTGTCATCTGCGTTGAGCCCGCCGAGTACGGCGACGACTATCGTCCGAACGCCACCGGCCTGCTCGAGACCTTCGACGTCATCGAGAAGCTCGTGGGCGACGGTGCTGCGCTCGCCATCTCCACGCCCGGCTACGGCGGCGAGGCAGAGGCCCTGTTCAAGATGTGCGTCGGCAACCAGCTCGGCGTCGCCCTCGTCGAGGACGTCCCCGCCGACAGCCTGTTCGACCCGGCTTACGGCAGCTTCCTCGTGGAGCTCGCCGACGACGCCGAGCTGCCCGCCTCGACTGACAACGTCTCCGTCGAGCTCCTCGGCACCACGACCGAGGCCTACGAGTTCGTGGCCGCCGGCGAGACCTGCGACCTCACGACCCTCCAGGAGGCCTGGGAGAGCGGCATCGAGGGCGTGTTCCCCTACCGCACCAAGGTCGAGACCGAGAAGGTCGACGCAATCGACTACCAAGCCAAGGACGTCCACGTCTTCAGTGGCGCCAAGCTCGGTCGCCCGCGCGTGACCATCCCCGTCTTCCCGGGCAACAACTGCGAGTACGACTCCGCCCGCGCCTTCGAGACGGCAGGCGCCGAGGCGGACGTCTTCGTCATCAACAACCTCACGCCCGCCGCTGTTGCCGAGAGCACCCACGAGCTCGCCGAGCGCATCCGCAAGAGCCAGATCGTCATGATCCCGGGCGGCTTCTCCGGCGGCGACGAGCCCGATGGCTCTGCCAAGTTCATCACGGCCTTCTTCCGCGCCCCCGAGGTCACGGACGCCGTGCGAGACCTGCTCCAAGCCCGCGATGGCCTCATGCTGGGCATCTGCAACGGCTTCCAGGCGCTCATCAAGCTCGGCCTCGTGCCGTACGGCGACATCGTCGACGCCACGCCCGAGGCGCCCACGCTGACGTTCAACACCATCGGCCGCCACCAGAGCCGCCTCGTGCGCACCCGCGTCGCGAGCAACCTCTCGCCGTGGCTCGCCCAGTGCGAGCAGGGCAGCGACTACACCGTCGCCATCTCCCACGGCGAGGGCCGCTTCGTCGCCAGCGACGAGGTTCTCGCCCAGCTCATCGCCAATGGCCAGGTCGCCACGCAGTACGTCAACGAAGCCGGCGTCCCGAGCATGGACCTCGACGTGAACCCCAACGGCTCCATCGCCTGCGTCGAGGGCATCACCAGCCCCGACGGCCGCGTCTTCGGCAAAATGGGCCACGTCGAGCGCCGCGGCGACGGCCTGTACGCCAACGTGCCCGGCAACAAGTTCATGCCCGTCTTCGAGAGCGGCGTCGCCTACTTTGAATAG
- a CDS encoding M42 family metallopeptidase, whose product MDTNLSYIAERLTELTAIPSPTGYTKHATDYLVETLTGLGYTPEVSNKGNVLVELDGQGKPLVLASHVDTLGAMVRSVKDNGRLRPTTLGGHQWRTADGENCTVHTRDGRTYTGVVLNTEPSTHVADEKVEQVEKNMEVLLDENVSTKDEALALGVQAGDIIAMDPRTTITESGYIKSRFLDDKLSASVLLGLARAVAAGEVALARKVSLLFTVYEEVGHGGSVVPADTQDMISVDMGCVGADLGCTERMVSICAKDSGGPYNYDIVSELAACAKANGLDYAIDVYPHYGSDVEATLTAGFDIRHGLIGPGVYASHNYERSHMDGVRNTFELLRAYVAQ is encoded by the coding sequence TTGGATACGAATCTCAGCTACATCGCCGAGCGTCTCACGGAGCTCACGGCCATCCCCAGCCCCACCGGCTACACCAAGCACGCCACGGACTATCTGGTTGAGACCCTCACGGGCCTCGGCTATACGCCCGAGGTCTCCAACAAGGGCAACGTCCTCGTCGAGCTGGACGGGCAGGGCAAGCCGCTCGTGCTTGCCAGCCACGTCGACACCCTGGGCGCCATGGTCCGCTCCGTCAAGGACAACGGGCGCCTGCGCCCCACGACGCTCGGCGGCCACCAGTGGCGCACGGCCGACGGCGAGAACTGCACCGTCCACACGCGCGATGGCCGAACCTACACGGGCGTGGTCCTCAACACCGAGCCCTCCACCCATGTCGCGGACGAGAAGGTAGAGCAGGTCGAGAAGAACATGGAAGTCTTGCTCGACGAGAACGTCTCCACGAAGGACGAAGCGCTCGCGCTGGGCGTGCAGGCGGGCGACATCATCGCAATGGATCCGCGCACCACGATCACCGAGAGCGGCTACATCAAGAGCCGCTTTTTGGACGACAAGCTCTCCGCATCCGTGCTGCTCGGCCTCGCCCGCGCCGTCGCCGCCGGCGAGGTGGCGCTCGCGCGCAAGGTGTCGCTGCTGTTCACAGTCTACGAGGAGGTCGGCCACGGCGGAAGCGTCGTGCCGGCGGACACGCAGGACATGATCAGCGTTGACATGGGTTGCGTGGGCGCTGACCTCGGCTGCACGGAACGCATGGTCTCCATCTGCGCCAAGGACTCCGGCGGCCCGTACAACTACGACATCGTGAGCGAGCTCGCGGCGTGCGCCAAAGCCAACGGCCTGGACTACGCCATCGACGTCTACCCGCACTATGGCTCCGACGTCGAGGCCACGCTCACGGCCGGCTTCGACATCCGACACGGCCTCATCGGCCCCGGCGTCTATGCCTCGCACAACTACGAGCGCTCGCACATGGACGGCGTCCGCAACACCTTCGAGCTCCTCCGCGCCTACGTGGCCCAGTAG
- a CDS encoding 3-hydroxyacyl-CoA dehydrogenase family protein, with protein MEIDGVEFAKVASVGAGVIGYSYALKFAMAGLEVWAQNRTEESSELARQRVATSLDSLVKNGVYTADEAGEIAARIHYTTSIAEAVTGAQFIQESSAEHYEVKWELVKAIEAASEPDAIIASSTSGLLVTEIAKNAEHPERFCGGHPYNPPHLIPLVEITKGEKTSERTVARAKAFYTAIGMEPVVLQKEALGFICNRLQMALYREVANLVLSGVCTIEDADKAVTFGPGIRWGIMGPSLVFELGGGKGGVSGLMNHLNDSINLWLEDMADWKSFPPEFAQVAQDGVNDELAARPAEKGNTPEGLAEYRDHMLIELLKLHKKL; from the coding sequence ATGGAGATTGACGGCGTCGAATTTGCAAAGGTGGCGTCGGTTGGCGCTGGTGTCATCGGGTACAGCTACGCGCTCAAGTTCGCGATGGCGGGGCTCGAGGTCTGGGCGCAGAACCGCACGGAGGAGTCGAGCGAGCTTGCGCGGCAGCGCGTGGCCACCTCCCTCGACTCTCTCGTGAAGAACGGCGTCTACACGGCCGACGAGGCCGGCGAGATTGCCGCGCGCATTCACTACACCACCTCGATTGCCGAGGCCGTGACGGGCGCTCAGTTCATCCAGGAGTCCTCGGCCGAGCACTACGAGGTCAAGTGGGAGCTTGTGAAGGCCATCGAGGCGGCCTCGGAGCCCGACGCCATCATCGCGAGCTCAACGTCGGGACTTCTCGTGACAGAGATCGCAAAGAACGCCGAGCACCCCGAGCGCTTCTGCGGCGGCCACCCCTACAATCCGCCTCACCTCATTCCGCTCGTGGAGATCACGAAGGGCGAGAAGACGAGCGAGCGGACGGTGGCGCGCGCCAAGGCGTTCTACACGGCGATCGGCATGGAACCGGTGGTGCTACAGAAGGAGGCGCTCGGCTTTATCTGCAACCGCCTGCAGATGGCGCTGTATCGCGAGGTCGCGAACCTCGTGCTCTCCGGCGTGTGCACCATCGAGGACGCCGACAAGGCCGTGACGTTTGGCCCGGGCATCCGCTGGGGCATCATGGGTCCCTCGCTTGTCTTCGAGCTTGGCGGTGGCAAGGGTGGCGTGTCTGGCCTCATGAACCACCTGAACGACTCGATCAACCTGTGGCTTGAGGACATGGCGGACTGGAAGAGCTTCCCGCCCGAGTTTGCCCAGGTGGCACAGGATGGCGTTAACGATGAGCTCGCCGCGCGCCCGGCCGAGAAGGGCAACACGCCCGAGGGCCTCGCGGAGTATCGCGACCACATGCTCATCGAGCTGCTGAAGCTCCACAAGAAGCTGTAG
- a CDS encoding DUF2798 domain-containing protein — MPTNKRESLIFTFIMCFCMVLWMSIYNVARMYGHIGMDVIADAWIGFPPAYIFAMLCDVFVASPLAKGFAFKHLVMPGKSSPRAMTLAVSSCMVVPMVIIMSLYGAFESAFHAGTLAVVPMAWLTNIPWNFVMALPWNLLVAGPIARFVFRRAFPMGTVLEEPIELADLGAIGGENEVDDFAVEAV, encoded by the coding sequence ATGCCCACCAACAAGCGAGAGAGCCTCATCTTCACGTTCATCATGTGCTTCTGCATGGTGCTGTGGATGTCCATCTACAACGTCGCCCGCATGTACGGCCACATCGGCATGGACGTGATTGCCGACGCGTGGATCGGCTTCCCGCCGGCCTACATCTTTGCCATGTTGTGCGACGTCTTCGTTGCCAGCCCGCTTGCCAAGGGCTTTGCCTTCAAGCACCTCGTGATGCCGGGCAAGAGCTCGCCGCGCGCCATGACGCTGGCCGTCTCGAGCTGCATGGTGGTGCCGATGGTCATCATCATGTCGCTGTACGGTGCCTTCGAGAGCGCCTTCCACGCCGGCACGCTCGCCGTGGTTCCCATGGCCTGGCTCACGAACATCCCCTGGAACTTCGTCATGGCCCTGCCCTGGAACCTGCTCGTTGCCGGCCCCATCGCCCGCTTCGTGTTCCGTCGCGCGTTCCCCATGGGGACTGTGCTTGAGGAGCCGATCGAGTTGGCGGACCTCGGGGCCATTGGCGGCGAGAACGAGGTGGATGACTTCGCTGTCGAGGCGGTGTAG
- a CDS encoding cupin domain-containing protein — MAEELIKNVEKEQVFALARLVDVEEGQVVSRTLSQMPGCKITVFAIDADEGMASHAAGGDALVTVLEGTGEITINGAPHQLGAGESIVIPAGAPHAVRGVTAFKMLLVVVLPA; from the coding sequence ATGGCCGAGGAGCTCATCAAGAACGTCGAGAAGGAGCAGGTGTTTGCGCTTGCGAGGCTCGTGGACGTCGAGGAGGGGCAGGTTGTCAGCCGTACCCTCTCGCAGATGCCGGGCTGCAAGATTACGGTGTTTGCGATTGATGCCGATGAGGGCATGGCGAGCCACGCCGCTGGCGGAGATGCGCTCGTCACCGTGCTTGAAGGTACGGGAGAGATCACGATCAACGGGGCGCCCCACCAGCTGGGCGCCGGTGAGTCCATCGTGATCCCGGCGGGTGCGCCGCATGCCGTGCGCGGCGTCACGGCATTCAAGATGCTGCTCGTGGTGGTGTTGCCGGCGTAG
- a CDS encoding cupin domain-containing protein, with translation MGLRNIPTSTPAPLASLVVAREGMVASRSLTRGGEASMTLLAFAAGESVSEEVYPQDVMYFLVEGEAIVSLPDGAVTMREGDVLCVAAGTPSALAGADPDRGFKLLQLAIPVG, from the coding sequence ATGGGACTTCGCAACATTCCAACCAGCACGCCGGCCCCGCTCGCCTCGCTCGTCGTGGCCCGCGAGGGCATGGTCGCAAGCCGCTCGCTCACGCGCGGAGGCGAAGCGAGCATGACGCTGCTTGCGTTCGCGGCGGGCGAGAGCGTGAGCGAGGAGGTCTATCCGCAAGATGTCATGTACTTTCTCGTGGAGGGCGAGGCTATCGTCTCGCTCCCGGATGGTGCGGTGACGATGCGCGAGGGTGACGTCCTGTGCGTTGCGGCGGGGACGCCGAGTGCACTCGCGGGCGCGGACCCAGACAGGGGATTCAAGCTGCTCCAGCTAGCCATCCCCGTTGGCTAA
- a CDS encoding DUF3825 domain-containing protein: MEYPERIVESAFCPRPCYQYLADLADPEDWGEDGRVLVNYIDFTYRRAAELMRRQGACGSYIVVDGEAACLDTGLFTSRFEEIYALFERNSRPDAQPWFLKGFYKASDTALAGIDVLPERVHYAENPADLVYDFHLAVRPNIDHILGDENNLLRVPEALRGSSNARLLRRVFEGAIAEAERKAAANYTIAVPQYYNGRIQLLLPLCLTGDMPELALTIQREEGFYSARTCLTLEMAYNNARQICRPMASWLAR, from the coding sequence ATGGAGTACCCCGAGCGCATCGTCGAGTCCGCGTTTTGTCCCCGACCCTGCTACCAGTATCTGGCGGACCTCGCGGACCCAGAGGACTGGGGCGAGGACGGAAGGGTCCTTGTCAACTACATCGACTTCACCTATCGCCGCGCCGCGGAGTTGATGCGCCGACAGGGCGCGTGCGGCTCCTACATTGTGGTCGACGGCGAGGCCGCCTGTCTCGACACGGGGCTGTTTACCTCACGGTTTGAGGAAATCTACGCGCTGTTCGAGAGGAATAGCAGACCGGATGCCCAGCCGTGGTTCCTCAAGGGCTTCTACAAGGCGAGCGATACTGCCCTTGCGGGTATCGACGTGCTGCCCGAGCGCGTCCACTATGCTGAGAACCCCGCCGACCTCGTGTATGACTTCCACCTGGCCGTCCGCCCCAACATCGACCACATCCTTGGGGACGAGAACAACCTGCTCCGCGTGCCCGAGGCGTTGAGGGGCTCCTCGAATGCCCGCCTGCTGCGACGCGTGTTCGAGGGGGCCATCGCGGAGGCCGAGCGCAAGGCCGCGGCCAACTACACGATTGCCGTGCCGCAGTACTACAACGGGCGCATCCAGCTGCTCCTGCCGCTGTGCCTCACGGGTGATATGCCCGAGCTTGCGCTGACCATCCAGCGCGAGGAGGGCTTCTACTCTGCCCGCACGTGCCTCACGCTCGAGATGGCCTACAACAACGCGCGCCAGATCTGCAGGCCCATGGCGAGCTGGCTCGCAAGGTAG
- a CDS encoding TerB N-terminal domain-containing protein: protein MATDVQRIIDTILSSSRVQESRAFEGRTFADEPILRRGSQMESYLPDKIREMRSMARSQPSRIRSDQQLFYEQARFMEDYEDSIESYSTFSHYFPTYESMGNRDLRRYFSWRAHVRAGKVIPTSLSFVFVLFYELICGIGVSSPKEGFAKIESLWQEYRIFEPKIDRHAKRWLRDYAAWHNLPRDLIAPYVDLGFDQAIICLRDSLASWPGADDGADTSGEGEAFEALEELSSYRLGASRLYADRPETLRHVALGTLARLSAYYDKHRKSGLLDTFFGSPIARPYQMFGSAVFFAPAPHPDATYGLDPVNRYVCRSGSWYREAYVETRERNSKLGAILRAVDQRLRNAIGYEHPLVEKDVPKYLAKIIDGQIEARLAWEHQREARMVRVDLSQLEGIRAAASVTREALLVDEEREDAPSAPTTAAVAANPTPDHDLAQPQAAATSVPVAPTAPGPNEPSSAFGLTDEEAALVTALLQDKPAPTAATSLDMLVDSINEKLFDLLGDTAIEFGENGPAIIEDYQQDVRGALLP, encoded by the coding sequence GTGGCCACAGACGTCCAGCGCATCATCGACACAATCCTGTCCAGCTCTCGCGTACAGGAAAGCAGGGCGTTCGAGGGTCGCACGTTCGCTGACGAGCCCATCCTGCGCCGCGGGTCCCAGATGGAGAGCTACCTGCCGGACAAGATTCGCGAGATGCGCTCCATGGCTCGCTCGCAACCCAGTCGCATCCGCTCTGACCAGCAGCTCTTCTACGAGCAGGCTCGCTTCATGGAGGACTACGAGGACAGCATCGAGAGCTACTCCACGTTCAGCCACTACTTTCCCACATACGAGTCCATGGGCAACCGCGACCTGCGCCGCTACTTCTCCTGGCGCGCGCACGTGCGTGCGGGCAAGGTCATACCCACGAGCCTCTCGTTCGTGTTCGTGCTGTTCTACGAACTCATCTGCGGCATTGGCGTCAGCAGCCCTAAGGAGGGCTTCGCAAAGATCGAGTCGCTGTGGCAGGAGTACCGCATCTTTGAGCCAAAGATCGACCGCCATGCAAAGCGATGGCTGAGGGACTACGCCGCCTGGCACAACCTTCCCCGAGATCTCATCGCCCCCTACGTTGACCTTGGCTTTGACCAGGCAATCATCTGCCTGAGAGACTCCTTGGCCTCATGGCCCGGGGCCGACGACGGCGCAGACACCTCAGGCGAGGGCGAGGCGTTCGAGGCACTCGAGGAGCTCTCGAGCTACCGGCTCGGCGCAAGCCGTCTCTACGCGGACAGGCCCGAGACACTCCGCCACGTTGCCCTGGGCACGCTCGCCAGGCTCTCCGCCTACTACGACAAGCATCGCAAGAGCGGACTTCTCGACACGTTCTTCGGGTCACCCATCGCCAGGCCCTACCAGATGTTCGGCTCAGCCGTGTTCTTTGCCCCCGCACCCCACCCGGACGCAACCTACGGGCTCGACCCAGTCAACCGATACGTGTGTCGCAGCGGCTCGTGGTATCGCGAGGCGTACGTCGAGACGCGGGAACGCAACAGCAAGCTCGGCGCGATCCTGCGCGCTGTGGACCAGAGGCTCCGCAACGCCATTGGCTACGAGCACCCGCTCGTGGAGAAGGACGTGCCCAAGTACCTCGCAAAGATCATCGACGGGCAGATCGAGGCCCGCCTCGCGTGGGAGCATCAGCGAGAGGCTCGCATGGTGCGCGTCGACCTCTCCCAGCTCGAGGGCATTCGTGCCGCGGCAAGCGTCACGCGCGAGGCCTTACTCGTGGACGAGGAGCGCGAGGACGCGCCCTCCGCGCCCACGACGGCAGCCGTCGCAGCGAATCCGACGCCAGATCACGATCTCGCGCAGCCACAGGCCGCCGCAACCAGCGTGCCCGTGGCCCCTACCGCGCCAGGCCCCAACGAGCCGAGCAGCGCGTTCGGCCTTACGGATGAGGAGGCCGCGCTCGTGACCGCGCTGCTCCAAGACAAGCCGGCGCCCACGGCCGCAACCTCGCTCGACATGCTCGTCGACTCCATCAACGAGAAACTGTTCGACCTCCTCGGAGATACCGCCATCGAGTTCGGCGAGAACGGCCCCGCCATCATCGAGGACTACCAGCAAGACGTGAGAGGAGCCCTTCTCCCATGA
- a CDS encoding ATP-binding protein, translating to MTPETPANPRVPKRIAAVLINSLKGGVVPRIGLPYVTVGRKTEIAALLHDLDLIADGGASFRFLVGRYGAGKSFLLQTIRTHAMGKGFVVADADLSPERRLQGTAGQGLATYRELIRNLSTKTRPEGGALQLVLDRWVANMRGGATTGEVDDSQALAQAMAPLEEMVHGFDFARVMRAYHDAAINGDDERRSAVLRWLRGEHRTKTEARQELGINVCITDDNWYDYLKLFAQFLKGAGYEGMLVLIDELVNLYKIPNSITRQYNYEKILTMYNDTLQGKAHYIGFIMGGTPQSIEDRRRGVYSYEALRSRLTEGRFAREGLADMLAPVIHLNPLTYEELLVLIEKLADIHAGYFGYGRSLGTEQLVKFLQIEFGRVGAETHLTPREVIRDFIELLDIMYQNPETDMEALLTSSEFALVSGGESSGEVDKPGDRNFAEFKI from the coding sequence ATGACCCCAGAGACCCCCGCGAACCCCCGCGTTCCCAAGAGAATCGCCGCGGTTCTCATCAACTCGCTCAAGGGCGGCGTCGTCCCCAGAATCGGGCTGCCCTACGTCACCGTGGGCCGCAAGACCGAGATTGCGGCGCTCCTCCATGACCTTGACCTCATCGCGGACGGCGGCGCAAGCTTCCGCTTCCTCGTAGGCCGCTACGGCGCTGGCAAGAGCTTCCTGCTCCAGACCATCCGCACGCACGCCATGGGCAAGGGATTCGTCGTGGCAGACGCAGACCTCTCCCCCGAGCGCAGGCTCCAGGGAACGGCCGGGCAGGGGCTCGCCACCTACCGCGAGCTCATCCGCAACCTCTCGACCAAGACGCGTCCCGAGGGCGGCGCGCTCCAGCTCGTACTCGACCGCTGGGTGGCCAACATGCGCGGCGGCGCCACGACCGGCGAGGTCGATGACTCCCAGGCACTCGCTCAGGCTATGGCTCCCCTCGAGGAGATGGTTCACGGCTTTGACTTTGCACGCGTCATGCGCGCCTACCACGACGCCGCCATCAACGGCGACGACGAGCGTCGCAGCGCCGTGCTCCGCTGGCTTCGTGGCGAGCATCGAACCAAGACCGAGGCCCGCCAGGAGCTTGGCATCAACGTCTGCATCACGGACGACAACTGGTACGACTACCTCAAGCTCTTTGCCCAGTTCCTCAAGGGCGCGGGCTACGAGGGCATGCTCGTCCTCATCGACGAGCTCGTAAACCTCTACAAGATCCCGAACTCCATCACGCGTCAGTACAACTACGAGAAGATCCTCACGATGTACAATGACACCCTCCAGGGCAAGGCCCACTACATCGGCTTCATCATGGGTGGTACGCCACAGTCCATCGAGGACCGCCGCCGTGGCGTCTACTCCTACGAGGCGCTCCGCAGCCGCCTCACCGAGGGGCGCTTCGCGCGCGAGGGGCTCGCGGACATGCTTGCGCCCGTCATCCACCTCAATCCGCTCACCTACGAGGAACTCCTCGTCCTCATCGAGAAGCTCGCGGACATCCATGCCGGCTACTTTGGCTACGGGCGCTCCCTGGGCACCGAGCAGCTCGTGAAGTTCCTCCAAATCGAGTTCGGGCGCGTCGGGGCAGAAACGCACCTCACCCCTCGCGAGGTAATCCGTGACTTCATCGAGCTGCTCGACATCATGTATCAGAACCCCGAGACAGACATGGAGGCGCTGCTGACCTCCAGCGAGTTCGCCCTGGTCTCAGGCGGCGAGTCCTCAGGCGAGGTAGACAAGCCCGGCGATCGCAACTTCGCTGAGTTCAAGATCTAG